The following DNA comes from Flavobacterium sp. N3904.
AAGGAAAGTCATATTTCATATACCACAATGGCGCAACTCAACCCAATGGTGGAAGTTTTAGAAGATCGGTTTGTGTAGATCGTTTGTACTACAACAAAGACGGAACGATGAAACGCGTGATTATGACAACGGAGGGGATAACAGATTAAAGAGAAAGCAGATTGGAGAAGGCAGATTGCAGTCGCAAAATGTTACATCTAACAAATACATTATCCTTATATTTTCTTAAATAACTGATATGTTTAAAAACCGAATTATGAAACTACATAAACTATTTTCCATCTTACTTGTTTTAATTGGCACCTCATCATTTGCTCAAGACATTACCGTTCATGATCCAGTAATGATCAAGCAAAAAGATACCTACTATTTATATTGCACCGGAAAAGGTATCAGCGCTTTCAGTTCGAAAGATTTAAAAAACTGGAATCCAGAACCCCAAATATTCAAAGAAAAACCTCTTTGGGTGGATGCAGTCGTTCCCAATTTCGACAATCACATTTGGGCACCGGACATTTCTTTTCACAACAACACTTATTATTTGTATTATTCGGTTTCCGCTTTCGCAAAAAACACTTCGGCGATTGGAGTGACGACCAACACCACTTTGGATCCAAAAGACCCAGCCTACAAATGGGTCGATCAGGGAATTGTCATTCAATCCATTCCCAACCGTGATCTTTGGAACGCCATCGATCCCAATTTGACTTTCGACGAAAACAATACGCCTTGGCTGGCTTTCGGTTCTTTTTGGGAAGGTTTGAAAATGGTGAAACTGAATCCAGATTTAAAATCAATCGCACAACCGCAAGAATGGCGAACTATTGCCAAACGCAAAAGAACATTTGAACTAGCTGATTCCGATCCCGGCGATGGTGCGCTCGAAGCTCCTTTTGTATTTAAGAAAAACGATTATTATTACTTGTTCCTTTCGTGGGATTTGTGTTGTCGAGGCGAAAAAAGCACGTATAAAGTTGTGGTAGGAAGATCCAAAACCATAACAGGACCTTACGTTGACAAAGACGGAAAATTACTAACCGAAGGTGGAGGAACTTTGTTAATTCAGGGAGATAAAAATTGGTACGGAGCTGGACACAACAGCACCTATACTTTTGATGGTAAAGATTATATCATATACCACGCTTATGACGCCAAACAAAATGGAAGACCGTTATTACAAATAAAACAATTGCAATGGGATGCTGATTTATGGCCAACGCTGTAAAAAAATTTAATTTATTTTAAAAATGTATATTACACACTTATTTTATTTATCTTGCAACTCGTTAATAAAAAACGTTGATGAAAATATTTAATTTAAAAAGCCACACATTAATTCTGATAGCTTCATTTTCGCTTTCAAGCACAATGAATGCTCAGAATAGTGCAAATAAAACCGCTGGATATCCAATTTCTGCAGTTAACATTCAAAATGTAAAACTAACGGATAACTTTTGGTTACCTATTATCAAAAGAGTTCAGGAAAAAACCATCGAATATGCCATTCATAAATGTGAGGAAGAAGGTCGTTTGGATAATTTCCTGATTGCAGGCGGAAAGATGAAAGGCGAAGTGAAAGGGCAAATGCCTTTTGACGACACCGATATATACAAAATTATAGAAGGCGCTTCGAATACCCTGATAAGTGAGCCCAACCCAAAACTAGAAAAATTATTGGATTCCCTTATAGGCATTATCAAAGTGGGTCAGGAAAAAGACGGTTATTTGACCACTTGGCGAACCATCAATCCAGCCAAACCACCAGCACCGTGGGTTCCCGTTATAGAGGGAAAACGTTGGGAATCCTTGCAAATAAGCCATGAATTGTACAACTCAGGCCATATGATAGAAGCGGCAGTAGTGCATTATGAAGCAACAGGAAAAAGAAACTTTTTGGATATTGCCATCAAAAACGCCAATCTATTAGTTCTAACTTTTGGAGATAATCCGGAGCAAGTTCATGGTGTTCCTGGCCATCAAATTGTCGAAACGGGTTTGGTGAATCTCTATCGAATAACCAATAATAAAGCCTATTTGCAATTGGCCAAATATTTTCTAGACAACCGCGGAAATCCAAAAAACCATAAACTATACGGTGCTTATGCACAAGATGACATTCCGGTTATCCAACAAAAAGAAGCAGTGGGTCATGCCGTAAGAGCCGTTTATATGTATTCTGGAATGACAGATATTGCCGCAATATACAACGACAAAAATTATCTCGATGCCGTAAACGCTCTATGGACCAATATGGTCAACAAAAAAATGTACATCACTGGTGGCATTGGTGCTGTACATGATGGTGAAGCCTTTGGAGCAAACTATGAATTACCCAACCTAACGGCTTACAACGAAACTTGTGCCGCCATTGGCGATGTCTATTGGAACCACAGACTGCACAATATGACTGGAAATTCTGGTTATTTTGATGTAATTGAACGCTCTTTATACAACGGATTAATATCTGGAATTTCATTAGACGGAAAACAATTTTTTTATCCAAATGCACTAGAATCCGATGGTATTTACAAAAACAACAGAGGTTCTTGCACCCGCCAATCGTGGTTTGACTGTTCCTGTTGCCCAACAAACTTGATTCGTTTTATCCCTTCAATTCCGGGATTGATTTATTCTACAAGCAAAAATGTTCTTTATGTGAATTTATATGCTTCGAATACTGCAAAAATTTCTTTGGACAAAACAGAATTGGAAGTTTCTCAACAAACCAATTATCCTTGGGATGGCAAAGTTGTTTTGACAGTTTCTCCAAAAAAAGAAAGCGAATTCACTATCAAGTTAAGGATTCCAGGCTGGGCCAAAAATCAAGTCTTGCCCGGAGATTTATACAGTTATGCAACTCCCGCTTCCGCAAAAGTTACGCTGACGATAAACGGAAAACCTTTCGATTACAAAGAAGATAACGGATACATCACCATCAGCCGAAACTGGAAAAAAGGTGACATCATAAACCTGAATTTTCCAATGGAAGTAAAAGAAGTGGTAACCAATACAAAAGTGGAAGGCAACATCGGGAAAGTAGCTTTGGAATATGGACCGATTGTGTATGCTATCGAAGAAATTGACAATCCAGCCAACTTTGATAAAATCACCATCAATGCCAATGACACTTTCAAAGTAACTAAAGAAGATAATCTTTTAGAAGGAGTAAATACCATCCAAACGTCACAACTAAAAGCCATTCCTTATTACTCCTGGTCGAACAGAGGCGTTGGAAAAATGAAAGTTTGGATAGAATTGAAAAAATAAAAGAGATGATAGACTGAGAGATAATAGAATATAGACACTGTAATAGCACAATTATTAAAGTTTAAAACTCAATGCAACAACTTGAAACTTTTAAACTTTAAACTTTAAACAAAAAAATATGAAATCAAATTTAATCACCAAAATAACCCTTTGCGGTCTATTATTAAACGGCATTTACGCCAATGCACAAAAGACGACTCTGGAAGTAAACACCAGTAAAACCATTACCAAAATTCAGCCAACAATGTATGGAATCTTTTTTGAAGATATCAACTTTGCTGCCGATGGGGGTTTGTACGCCGAAATGGTAAAAAACCGCTCATTTGAATTTGATGACCCTTTAATGGGGTGGAATCAGCCAAAAAGCGACAAACATAATTTTAATACCGAATCTGGAATTGCTGTTCCTGTTCAATTTTCAAAAAAAGGGAACAATCATAATTATTGCCGAATTACGGTAAAAGATGCTAAAGGCTATGAAATCATCAATGAAGGTTTCAGAGGAATGGGAATTAAAAGCGGAGCAAAATACAATTTGACTCTAAAAGCATCCAAAGAAGCAGGAAATATTTCCAAAATAATTATTCAATTCATTGGAAAAGATAATAAAGTTTTAAGCGAAACGAGCATTGTTCCTACTGCTTCAGATTGGAAAGAATATACCGCTCAGCTTACTCCAACAGCTACAGAAGCAAAAGCAAAATTGCGTTTTACTTTTGAAGGAACAGGAACTATTGATTTGGATATGATTTCATTATTCCCGAAAGACACTTGGAACAATAGAAAAAATGGTCTTCGCAAAGATTTAGTACAATTACTATATGATATGAAACCTGGCTTTTTACGTTTTCCAGGTGGCTGTATTGTTGAGGGAAGAACTTTGGCACAACGTTACCAATGGAAAAAAACAGTTGGAGAAGTTGATAATAGAGAAAGCTTAGTTAACCGCTGGAATACAGAGTTTGCACACAAACCAACACCCGATTATTTTCAGTCTTTTGGTTTAGGATTTTTTGAATATTTTCAATTATCAGAAGATATCGGAGCTAGTCCATTACCAATTTTAAGTTGTGGAATGGCTTGTCAGTTCAATACAGGCGAAATGGTTCCTATGGATCAATTGGATCCTTATGTGCAGGATGCGATTGACTTAATTGAATTTGCCAACGGAAGCGTAGATACTCCGTGGGGAAAAGTTCGTTCGGATATGGGTCACCCAAAACCGTTCAATTTGAAATTTATTGGAGTAGGAAACGAACAATGGGGAACAGATTATATCGAGCGTTATAAAGTGTTTGAAAAAGCAATCAAAGCAAAACATCCAGAAATTACAATTGTTTCAGGAAGCGGACCATTTCCAGAAGGAGATTATTTTGAGTATGCACAATCGGAACTTAAAAAATTGAATGCCGAAATCATAGATGAACATTATTATAAAGAACCAAAATGGTTTAGAGAAAACGCAACTCGTTACGACAATTATGACCGTAAAGGGCCAAAAATTTTCGCAGGTGAATATGCCGCACAATCGGTAGCCATTGCAAGTCCAGATAACAAAAACAGTTGGGAATGTGCTTTTTCTGAAGCCGCTTTTATGACCGGAATGGAACGCAACGCTGAAGTAGTTCATCTTACTTCGTATGCTCCTTTATTTGCTCACGAAGAAGGTTGGCAATGGACACCGGATATGATTTGGTTTAATAATTTAGAGTCCTTTGGAACACCAAATTATTATGTGCAAAAATTATTCGCTAACAATAAAGGAACTGATTTATTATCCATCACCAAAGATGGAAAAGCAGTTACTGGTCAAAACGATTTGTTTGCATCGGCAGTGAAAGATGTAAATACTAAAGAAGTAATTGTAAAACTGGTTAATACTTCAGCAAAAGCGCAGGACATTACAGTTGATTTAAAAGGAAGCAAACTCCAATCAAAAGGAACCGTTATTACGCTTACAAGCCCAAATACTAATGACGAAAACTCATTTGCTTCGCCTAAGAAAATCAGCCCGAAAGAAAACGAATATATCTTGAAAAGTGAGAAAGCCCAATTGAGTGTTCCAGCCTATTCTGTAACTGTTTTGAAGTTGAAAATGAAATAGTTTCAACATAAAATAAATTAAGTGTTTTTTATACACTTATTAAATAATTATATATATATTTGTACTTATATAAAAAGATTTGTGATGAAAAATTATGTGATAGGATTAGATTATGGCTCAGATTCTGTTCGTGCAGTATTGATAGACACTGAAAATGGACAGGAATTAGCGTCAAGCGTTTGTGATTACAAGCGATGGGCAACTAAAGAATATTGTAATGCCTCAATAAACCAGTTTCGTCAACATCCTTTGGATCACATCGAAGGATTGGAAACTACCATAAAATATGTAGTTGAAAATAGTAAAGTAGATCCTTCGCTTATACGAAGCATTTGTATCGACACTACAGGATCTTCACCAGTTCCGGTTGCCGAAGATGGAACTCCATTGGCACTGACCAAAGGTTTCGAAAACAATCCAAATGCCATGATGGTCTTATGGAAAGATCACACCGCCATAAACGAAGCAAACGAAATCAATGAATTGGCAGCCAACTGGGGCGGAGAAAATTTTACTAAATATGAAGGGGGAATCTATTCATCGGAATGGTTTTGGGCCAAAATCCTTCACGTTGCCAGACAGGACGAAGCCGTAAAAAAAGCTGCTCATACTTGGATGGAACACTGCGACTTAATGACGTATTTGTTGATTGACAATAAAGATTTGAAATCATTCAAAAGAAGTCGTTGCGCCGCGGGACATAAAGCGATGTGGCACGAAGACTGGAATGGTTTACCACCAGAAGAATTTTTAGGACAATTAGATCCATATCTAGCTACACTTCGAGGAAAATTATATAATGAAACTTATACATCTGATTTAGTTGCAGGTAATTTAAGTCAAGAATGGGCAACTCGATTGGGACTTTCAACCAATACAGTTATTGCAGTAGGAACTTTTGATGCACATTCAGGTGCGGTGGGAGCCAAAATTGACGAGCATACTTTGGTACGCGTAATGGGAACCTCAACTTGTGATATTATTGTGGATACCAAAGAATCTATCGGAACAAAAACGGTTCGCGGAATCTGCGGACAAGTTGACGGATCGGTAATTCCAGGATTCATTGGTCTGGAAGCGGGACAATCTGCTTTTGGAGATTTATTGGCTTGGTACAAAGAATTATTGTTATGGCCAACAGATAATTTATTAGCCTCTTCTACTCTATTGAATGAAGAACAAAAAGCACATTTGAAAGCGGAAATCAGCGACAATCTAATCAAACAATTAACTGCTGAAGCTGAAAAAATTCCGTTATCAGAAAGTATACCAGTTGCCTTAGACTGGATTAACGGGCGACGAACTCCAGACGCCAATCAAGAACTAAAAAGCGCCATCGCAAACTTATCTTTAGGAACAAAAGCACCGCATGTATTCAAATCATTGGTAAATGCGATTTGTTTTGGATCTAAAAAAATTGTAGATCGTTTTGAAGAAGAAGGTGTTCGAATTGATACCGTGATTGGTATTGGTGGTGTGGCTCGTAAATCACCATTTATCATGCAAACTTTGGCCAATGTATTGAACAAACCAATCAAAGTAGCTTTATCAGATCAGGCCCCTGCATTGGGAGCTGCTATTTATGCAGCAGTCGCAGCCGGGATTTATCCAAACGTAATTGAAGCGGCTCAAAAAATGGGAAGTCCCTTTGAAAGCGAATATAATCCACAGCTTGACAAAGTAGCCGCCTATAACAAGTTGCTTTTGGCATATGATCAATTAAGTGCTTATGCAGATCCATCCATCAAAAAACAACAACATGAGCTCTATATATAAAGATTTAAAGCAAGAATGCTACGAAGCGAATATGCAGTTGAATGCATTGAATTTGGTAGTCTACACTTTTGGAAATGTGAGTGCCGTTGACCGAAAAAATGGTGTTTTTGCCATTAAACCAAGCGGTATTCCTTACGAAGACCTAAAACCGGAAGATATTGTTATTGTTGATTTTGACAATAACATCATTGAAGGAAGTATGCGCCCTTCTTCGGACACCAAAACACACGCATATCTATACAAAAACTGGCCAAACATTGGTGGTGTCGCACATACTCATGCGACCTATTCAGTAGCTTGGGCACAATCACAAAGAGACATTCCGATTTTTGGAACCACCCATGCCGATCACCTAACCTCCGATATCCCCTGCGCTGCCCCAATGAATGACAGCTTAATCGAAGGAAATTACGAGCATAATACGGGTATCCAAATTTTGGATTGTTTTAAAGAAAAAAACCTTTCCTACGAAGAAGTCGAAATGATTCTGATAGGAAACCACGGGCCTTTTGCTTGGGGAAAAAATGCTGCTAAAGCAGTTTACAACAGTAAAGTACTGGAAGTTGTAGCAGAGATGGCGTACCTGACTTTGCAAATAAATCCTAATGCACCTAGATTGAAGGATTCTTTGATCAAAAAACATTACGAACGCAAGCACGGAAAAGATTCGTATTACGGACAGTAATTTTAGTTTAAGGTTTCTTTGGTTTAAAGTTGTTTAAACTAAAACGAACCTTTAAACAATTTTAAACTTTAAACAATTTTAAAAAAATAGTATAATGATAGATATATCTCAAAAAGAAATTTGGTTTGTAGTAGGAAGCCAAGAATTATACGGTGAAGAAACATTAAGAAAAGTAGCCGAGCATTCTCAAATAATAGCAGAAGGATTGGATGCATCCTCAAAATTACCAGTGAAATTGGTATACAAAGATGTAGTAAAATCGCCTGCTCAAATCATGAATGTATGTTTGGAAGCGAATTCCAACAAAAACTGTATTGGTATCGTAGCTTGGATGCACACTTTTTCACCAGCCAAAATGTGGATTCGTGGTTTAAGCATTTTGAATAAACCATTATGTCACTTACATACACAATTCAACGCCGAAATTCCTTGGGCTTCAATCGACATGGACTTCATGAACTTGAACCAATCGGCTCATGGCGACAGAGAATTTGGTTTTATCATGTCCAGAATGCGCAAAAAACGCAAAGTGATTGTAGGACACTGGGAAGACGAACGCGTTCAAACCAAAATAGGAAACTGGACAAGAGTGGCGCTAGGCTGGAATGAACTTCAAAACCTAAAAGTAGCCCGTATTGGTGACAATATGCGTGAAGTTGCTGTTACCGAAGGAGATAAAGTAGAAGCTCAAATTCGTTTTGGAGTTTCTGTCAATGGATATGATTCTTCGGATGTGACCAAACATATCGAGAAAGTAACCGACAAACAATTGAACGATTTATTGGCTGTTTATGAAGCTTCTTATAATTTGACTCCATCATTGAAAGAAGGCGGAGCGCAAAGACAATCATTGGCAGATGCTGCAAAAATTGAATTGGGACTGAGAGCTTTCTTGGAAGAAGGGGCTTTTGGAGCATTTACCGATACTTTTGAAAATTTAGGCGCCTGGAAACAACTACCTGGAATAGCAACCCAACGTTTGATGGCCGATGGTTATGGTTTTGGTGGAGAAGGAGATTGGAAAACAGCTGCAATGGTTAGAGCCTTGAAAGTAATGAATGTGGGACTTGAAGGAGGAACTTCGTTCATGGAAGATTATACATATCACTTTACTCCTCAAAAATCATACGTTTTGGGATCGCACATGCTGGAAATTTGTCCATCTATCGCTGATGGAAAACCAAATTGCGAAGTACATCCATTAGGAATTGGTGGAAAAGAAGATCCAGCTCGTTTGGTGTTTAATTCACCTGCCGGTGATGCAATCAACGTATCTTTGGTAGATATGGGAACCCGTTTCAGATTAATTGTAAACGAAGTAACAGCAGTAAAACCAATGGCTGAATTGCCTAAACTTCCGGTAGCGCGTGTATTGTGGGATTGCAAACCAAACCTTGATATTGCAGCTACGGCTTGGATTCTTGCCGGTGGTGCACATCATACCGTTTACAGCCAAGCAGTAACTACTGAATTTATGGAAGATTTTGCAGATATTGCAGGTATTGAATTGTTGGTAATCGATGCAGATACGACCATCCGTAATTTCAAAGATACAATCAATGCAAATGAAGCGTATTTTCATTTGTTTCAACATGGTTTGTAATAACTAAAAAATATGTAGGTTAGCACTGCTCGCGTGAGTGATGGCAGTGGAGCTCTTTTTTATTAATTGCACCGCCTTTAAAGGTGGTGCAATTAATAAAAAAAGCGGGAACGTACAGCACGACCCGACCTTTTTCGGGAGGGACACGCCCAAAAGAATAATAGCATTGTTTATAGAATTAAAAAACCAAACCTATGAATCTAGTAAAACGTTGTATTTATGGAATTTCCATTTTAAGTTTAGCAAGTATGAATGTACAGTGTAAAGGAGAGAAAAAAGCAGATGCGGGAGAAACTGCTCTGGAAGCTAAAGCTACCGATTCGGTATCTATAGCAAAAACGGTTTATGGTAAAACAGACAAAGGGGTGCAAATAGACCGCTACACACTTAAAAACCATAAAGGAATGAAAGTAAACATCATTACTTATGGTGGTATTATTTCTTCCCTGAAAGTGCCCAACAAAGCGGGTAAATCCGAAGAGGTGGTGATTGGTTTTAATTCATTGGATCAATACATGAAGCCCAATCCGTATTTTGGAGCCCTTATCGGAAGGTATGGCAACCGAATTGCAAAAGGTGAATTTTCATTGGACGGAAAAGAATATTCATTGGCGATCAACAACGCACCAAACGCTTTGCATGGAGGACCGGAAGGTTTTCACAGAGTCGTTTGGACTGCAGAGGAAGCCAAAGGCGGAGACACTGCTTCACTCAAATTGAAGTATGTAGCCAAAGACATGGAAGAAGGCTATCCTGGAAACTTGACAGTTTATGTAACCTACACTTTGAACCAAGACAACGCATTGGATGTTTTGTATGAAGCGACTACCGACAAGAAAACGGTAGTGAACTTGACTCAACATTCGTATTTCAATCTGTCATCTGATTTCTCTAAAAATATTTTGGATCACGAAATCACGATTGATGCTGACAAATTGGTTCCTGTAGCTGCCACTTTGATTCCAACTGGGCAATTGACGGATGTAACCAATACGCCTTTTGATTTTAGAAAATCAAAAGCTATTGGAAAAGACATTGAGGCCAAAGACGAACAGTTGAAAAATGGATTGGGGTATGACCACTGTTGGGTATTGAACAATCAAGGTAAGGGAGAACGTTTTGCGGCCTCGGCCTATGATGCAACTAGTGGAAGACTATTGGAAGTATACACTGACCAACCTGGAATCCAATTCTATTCTGGTAACTTCCTTGACGGGACTTTACCGATGAGAAATGGCGGAACTTATGCGCATAGAACTGGTTTTTGCTTGGAAACACAACATTATCCAGATTCACCAAATCAAAAAGATTTCCCTACGACTGTTTTGAGTCCAGGAGAAAATTATAAAACGAAAACGACTTTTAAATTTTCAGTTAAGTAAAAGCTAAATAGTTTTAGATTTCTGATCCTATTTTATACTTTTACAAAACATAAGCCTTTTCAATGCTGGGTTTGTGTAACAATTTGTAGCAAAGAATAATACCACTATAATTGTCTTAGTGAAGTAAATGTTTGATTATGTTGTCACGATTACTAAAACAATTTAGAATACTAGTTATCATATAATTTGGTTATTTGTTGAATATCTAGTTTAGAAACTAACCACTGTTAGTTTTGTAAATTCCTCGGGAGATTATACTTCCGAGGTTTTTTTGTTTATAAAGTAAGATTTATACAGTTTCATTCTTATATTTGTTTTCTAAAGCTTGCTTTTAGTAGCACACATAATTTGGAGAATAACAATTTATTTTTATTAATTATTACTGTCCAAATCTTATTATACTGCGGAGCATTAATATAACCATTGTTGAAAATAAATAAGAATGATAATAACTCAAAAAAATGAATTTAAAAAAGCAGTTTTACTTCTTATTTTTCTCTCTTTTCAATATATAAATGCCCAAATAACGCTAACCAATAATATTGGAACAACACTTGTTAAGACTGATATGCTTCCTTGTGAAGGAAATGAAAGTTGGTCCAGAGTTTTTAATCTCTCCGATTATGGTATAAAACCAAATGAACAATTTATTATTAAATCGGCACAAATTGGAATTAGTAAATCAGATACTGGTTCAAACTTATATATTCGGGTCTATAGTATAGACGACTCAAAATTTCCTAACTATGATTATTCTCTTTATCCAGAAACTGTTCTTGGATCCCGTGGGATGGCTCAAACACCACTTGTTACTGGTACACCCCAAATTTTAAAAGTTGATTTTGATGAACCCATAATTGTTCCTGCTGGTGTAAGAAGAATTTTGGTATCAATAGAAAAACAAGAAGATTTCTATAATCCAGATTCTGCAGAATTGCTTGTTGCAGGAACAGCCCAGGATAAAGGTGAATCCTGGTATGTTGGTTGTGAGACCCACTATGATATAATTTCTACAAAAGATTTACCAATCCCCGTTCCAAATGCAAATTTTTATATAAATGTAACTGGCGAGGTTTTTGATTCGAAAAGTTCAGGTTCAATAACGAGATTGACACATAATACATGTGATGATGTAATAAAGACGGGGATATATTCCTGTACTTCTAGTTATATTTATTGGGCAAGAGCCTTTAATTTAAAAGATTTTGGAATATCAAATAAAGAAGAATTCCTAATTAATTCTGGCCAGGTTGGAATTAGTAATACTGGTTCTTCACACTCAGAAGTTAGTTTTAATATCTATAAAATAGACAGCAATTTTCCTGCTTCTTTTTCCGAAACAGACTTAATTGGAAGTAGCCAAATCCAAAGCCTGCCAAACAGTATAAGTCAACCTCAAGTTATACAAGTAGATTTTAAAACACCAATAGTAATTCCTGCTGGAGTTGAAAAAATTCTGGTGGAAGTTTTAAAAGGAGTTGGCTGGGGAGATGGTGTAGCTTTTATATCTGGTTCAGCTCAGGATAATGATGTGTCATGGCAGAGAGGCTGTACTTCCTTGTCTGGAGCTGGGGATAAATATGTTTCTACTGCAGATTTTGGATATCCAAATGCAAATTTCTACATCAACGTAACCGGAAATGTAAAAAATGTTTCGAATCATTTCGAAATGAATTTTTCAAATATCTGTTCTGAATTTTTAAAAGAATTTAGTGTCGATGATCAGTCAAAAGTTGGTTCAATTGCATGGGATTTTGGGGACCCTGCTTCGGGAATAAATAATACATCTACAGATTTATCTCCTTTTCACGATTTTTCAGTAGATGGAAAATATACTGTTACAGCCATAGTTACAGGTAAAGATGGAAGTGTTGAAACGTTGACCGAAAAAATCGATGCAAAAGAACCCCCAAAAGCATACGGGATTAATAATATTTATGCATGCGAAAGTGTATCTGGCACAGGTATTTCAACATCTTTTGATGTTTCAACGATTACGCAACAGGTTATAGGAGGTCAAACCGATAAAGACGTTATTTTTATAGATGGAAAGGGAAACAAATATACTTCATTACCAAATCCTTTTACCAACACTATTAAAGATAGAGAAACAATAACGGTAAGAGTAAGTCATAAAGATAACCTTTGTTGCTATTCTGAAACTAGCTTTGATTTAATTGTAAACCCATTACCAAACTTACTGGCTGTTTCTGATTTGATTGTCTGTGATAACGATAAAGATGGTTTTGGACAATTTAATTTAAAGCCAATAGAAACGTTGATTGTAGGAGCTATATCAGATATAAAAGTCGAATTTTATCATCAAAACGGACATAAAATAACGGCTCCATTAAATGCAATTACTAATTTAATTACCAAGGAGGAAATAATAAAAGTAAAAGCCATAAATACAAATACAAATTGTGACAACGAAGCAACTTTTAAATTAATAGTAAATACGCCACCAACCGCAAACCCTTTACAAGAGCTTCTGGGCTGTGATGATAATAATGATGGAATTTCAGAATATTTTGACACTTCGAATATTGAATCTATTGTTTTAGGAAACCAAACAGGAATGAAAGTTTCCTATTTTAATGCCAGTGGAAATGAATTAACAAGCCCCTTGCCTAATCCTTACAGAAATACTACTAAGAATAAAGAAACAATCACTGTTAGAGTGACAAATAGTTTGACTAATTGTTATGCAGAATCACCATTAGTTTTAAAAACAACTTCGCAACCAAAAATTAACAAGCCTACCAATAAGTATGCTTGCGACGAAGGCAATGGTTTTGCGAGTTTCGATATGTCTAATTTAAAAACCGAAATTATAGGGAATCAACCTGGTCTAAAAATAAGCTATTTTGACAGTAATCGAAATGAATTACCAAGTCCCTTACCCCCTTTATTTAAAAATACGCAATCAAAATTACAAACAATAAATGTAAAGGTAGAAAGCGAAATAAATAGTCTTTGTAATTCTGAAACAAGTTTCGACCTAATAATAAATGA
Coding sequences within:
- a CDS encoding arabinan endo-1,5-alpha-L-arabinosidase, with protein sequence MKLHKLFSILLVLIGTSSFAQDITVHDPVMIKQKDTYYLYCTGKGISAFSSKDLKNWNPEPQIFKEKPLWVDAVVPNFDNHIWAPDISFHNNTYYLYYSVSAFAKNTSAIGVTTNTTLDPKDPAYKWVDQGIVIQSIPNRDLWNAIDPNLTFDENNTPWLAFGSFWEGLKMVKLNPDLKSIAQPQEWRTIAKRKRTFELADSDPGDGALEAPFVFKKNDYYYLFLSWDLCCRGEKSTYKVVVGRSKTITGPYVDKDGKLLTEGGGTLLIQGDKNWYGAGHNSTYTFDGKDYIIYHAYDAKQNGRPLLQIKQLQWDADLWPTL
- a CDS encoding glycoside hydrolase family 127 protein — encoded protein: MKIFNLKSHTLILIASFSLSSTMNAQNSANKTAGYPISAVNIQNVKLTDNFWLPIIKRVQEKTIEYAIHKCEEEGRLDNFLIAGGKMKGEVKGQMPFDDTDIYKIIEGASNTLISEPNPKLEKLLDSLIGIIKVGQEKDGYLTTWRTINPAKPPAPWVPVIEGKRWESLQISHELYNSGHMIEAAVVHYEATGKRNFLDIAIKNANLLVLTFGDNPEQVHGVPGHQIVETGLVNLYRITNNKAYLQLAKYFLDNRGNPKNHKLYGAYAQDDIPVIQQKEAVGHAVRAVYMYSGMTDIAAIYNDKNYLDAVNALWTNMVNKKMYITGGIGAVHDGEAFGANYELPNLTAYNETCAAIGDVYWNHRLHNMTGNSGYFDVIERSLYNGLISGISLDGKQFFYPNALESDGIYKNNRGSCTRQSWFDCSCCPTNLIRFIPSIPGLIYSTSKNVLYVNLYASNTAKISLDKTELEVSQQTNYPWDGKVVLTVSPKKESEFTIKLRIPGWAKNQVLPGDLYSYATPASAKVTLTINGKPFDYKEDNGYITISRNWKKGDIINLNFPMEVKEVVTNTKVEGNIGKVALEYGPIVYAIEEIDNPANFDKITINANDTFKVTKEDNLLEGVNTIQTSQLKAIPYYSWSNRGVGKMKVWIELKK
- a CDS encoding alpha-L-arabinofuranosidase C-terminal domain-containing protein → MKSNLITKITLCGLLLNGIYANAQKTTLEVNTSKTITKIQPTMYGIFFEDINFAADGGLYAEMVKNRSFEFDDPLMGWNQPKSDKHNFNTESGIAVPVQFSKKGNNHNYCRITVKDAKGYEIINEGFRGMGIKSGAKYNLTLKASKEAGNISKIIIQFIGKDNKVLSETSIVPTASDWKEYTAQLTPTATEAKAKLRFTFEGTGTIDLDMISLFPKDTWNNRKNGLRKDLVQLLYDMKPGFLRFPGGCIVEGRTLAQRYQWKKTVGEVDNRESLVNRWNTEFAHKPTPDYFQSFGLGFFEYFQLSEDIGASPLPILSCGMACQFNTGEMVPMDQLDPYVQDAIDLIEFANGSVDTPWGKVRSDMGHPKPFNLKFIGVGNEQWGTDYIERYKVFEKAIKAKHPEITIVSGSGPFPEGDYFEYAQSELKKLNAEIIDEHYYKEPKWFRENATRYDNYDRKGPKIFAGEYAAQSVAIASPDNKNSWECAFSEAAFMTGMERNAEVVHLTSYAPLFAHEEGWQWTPDMIWFNNLESFGTPNYYVQKLFANNKGTDLLSITKDGKAVTGQNDLFASAVKDVNTKEVIVKLVNTSAKAQDITVDLKGSKLQSKGTVITLTSPNTNDENSFASPKKISPKENEYILKSEKAQLSVPAYSVTVLKLKMK